The window GTTCGCCGGCTTCGATCTCCTTGTTGACGTAGTAGACGTAAGCGTCGTAATCGCCGCGGTAGTTCACCACGTGGCCGTCGCGGACTTCGATGATGCAGGTCGCGATGCGGCTCATGAAGTGCCGATCGTGGCTCGTGAAAATCACCGTGCCCTTGTAATCGATCAGGGCCTGCGCGAGGGCTTCGATCGTATCGACGTCCAAGTGGTTGCCCGGTTCGTCGAGAATCAGAATGTTGTGCTGACTGAGGAGCAGCCCCGCCATGCAGAGGCGGGCTCGTTCGCCACCAGAGAGGACCGAGACTTTCTTCTTGACCGCTTCGCCGCGGAAGAGCATGGCGCCGGCCATGTCGAGGATTTGCTGAATCTTGGTTCCCGACGCGGCCTGGTATTCGAGATAGTCGAGCACCGTTTGCTTCTCGGGCAAGTTCGTATAAACGTGCTGAGCATAAATGCCGACCTGGCAGCCATGGCCCCACTTCACTTCGCCGGCGAGCGGCGAGAGCGAATCGACCAGCGTGCGGAGGAACGTCGTCTTACCCTGGCCGTTGTCGCCGACGATCGCAGCCCGGCTGCCGTGCTCAATTTCGACGTCAATGCCGCTGGCGATTTCGCGATCGGGATAACCGATCGACAAATTGCGGCAACGCACGGCAGGCCCCTTGCGCGGCTCGACTTGCGGAGCGCGGATGAGCGCGGTCGGTTCGTCGCTGGCGATGTCGATGACTTCGAGCTTCTCGAGTTGCTTGCTCTTTGACTTCGCACGGGTCGCGGTGCTCGCGCGGGCTTTGTTTTTGGCGATGAACTCTTCGAGCTGCTTCCGCTTCGTCAGCACGGCTGCATTGGTTCGCTCTTCGTGCTCACGCTGCTCGACTTGATAGGCCAGAAAGTCATCGATCTTGCCGGGATACAACGTCAACGCGCCGCGCGCCAGATCGAGGGTGTGACCGCAGGTCGCTTTGAGGAATGCTCGGTCGTGCGAGACGATCAGACAGGCTTCGCGGAAGTCCTTGAGAAAGTGCTCGAGCAGAATCTGCGTGCGCAGATCGAGAAAGTTCGTCGGTTCGTCGAGCAGCAGCAGATTCGGTTCATGTAGCAGGAGCGCCGCGAGCTTCACGCGCGTCTGCCAACCGCCCGAAAGTTTCGCGACAGGTCCTTCGAGGTAAGCGCCTTTGAGTTCGAACTGCCCAGCGACTTCGCCGCACTTCCAATCGGGCTGGCCGCTGTCG is drawn from Anatilimnocola floriformis and contains these coding sequences:
- a CDS encoding ABC-F family ATP-binding cassette domain-containing protein; amino-acid sequence: MAVLLQIRNASKRYGDQILMDKAEATITDDEKVGFVGRNGAGKSTLLRVILGEEELDSGEIIRHPRLRIGYLRQHDPFEPGESALQFLMRDSGQPDWKCGEVAGQFELKGAYLEGPVAKLSGGWQTRVKLAALLLHEPNLLLLDEPTNFLDLRTQILLEHFLKDFREACLIVSHDRAFLKATCGHTLDLARGALTLYPGKIDDFLAYQVEQREHEERTNAAVLTKRKQLEEFIAKNKARASTATRAKSKSKQLEKLEVIDIASDEPTALIRAPQVEPRKGPAVRCRNLSIGYPDREIASGIDVEIEHGSRAAIVGDNGQGKTTFLRTLVDSLSPLAGEVKWGHGCQVGIYAQHVYTNLPEKQTVLDYLEYQAASGTKIQQILDMAGAMLFRGEAVKKKVSVLSGGERARLCMAGLLLSQHNILILDEPGNHLDVDTIEALAQALIDYKGTVIFTSHDRHFMSRIATCIIEVRDGHVVNYRGDYDAYVYYVNKEIEAGERELKEAKSLAKGASAAAKTADKAPAKPAAPPQRSEREIRKEMSTLERAIAKLDGEKKAINAQLMQATDPKEALRLHNEVANLTTQLADTEQRWFSLQEQLDDAF